The DNA region ACGGATGCCAGATCGGTGCCGGAGGCGATCACCGCGCCGTCGGGGTCGACGAGCAGACCCTGCTTGCCTTCGTCTTGGAGTTCCGCGGCCATTCCTGCCAACAGTGAGCGGGCCGCATCGTCGATGTCGTCGACACGCGAGACGTCGAGGATCGCCACCTCGAACAGGTCGCGTTCCTCATCGACGACACGCACGACCTGCTCGGCGCCGCTGAACAGCAGATCGCCGTGTGTCTCGTAGATCCGCACCCCGGCGTGAGGTTCGTAGATGTTGCGCAGAGTCGCCAACGAGTCGCGGCGCACCGTCAGGAAGTGCAGGCCGAGCTCCTCGGAAAGGCTGCGGCATACCCGAACTCCGCGCACGCTATTGCCCTTGTCGTCCAGTTTCGGCGAATACACGCCGATTCCGAGTTGGCCGGGCAGCACCGCCACGATGCCGCCGCCTACGCCGCTCTTGGCCGGCATCCCCACCGCACTGACCCAGTCGCCGGCGGCGTCGTACATACCGCACGTGACCATCACCGACAAAGTGCGTTTGACCACCGCTGCGGTGGTGACCCTGCCGAACTCGGGATGTACCCCGCCCCGGGCCAGAGTGGCGCCCATGCTCGCCAGGTCGGTCGATGTGACTCGTAGCGCGCACTGGCGATAGTAGACGTCGAGGACCTCGTCAGGGTCGTCGTCGAGTACCCCGAAGCTCTCCAGCATGTAGCCGATCGCCCGGTTGCGACTGCCGGTGGCCTTCTCTGATTGGTAGACGTCGTCGTCGACCTCGAGATGACGACCGACGAAGGCCGAATAGAACTCCTGAATCAACCCGAACCGGGCGTCGGGGGACGAGGCGGGAATCAATGACACCGCCGCGATCGCGCCGGCGTTGATCATCGGGTTCTTCGGGATCTTGGTGGCGCTGTCGACGCTGATCTCGTTGAATGCATCGCCGGAAGGCTCGACACCGATCTTCGCGTCGACGGCGTCGACACCGATCTGGTCCAGGGCAAGGGCATAGGTGAACGGCTTGGAAATGGACTGGATGGTGAATTCACGGCCCGCATCGCCGGATTCGTAGATGTAGCCGTCCGCCATCGCCAGTGAGAGCGCGAATCCATCCGGGTCGACGCCGGCGAGCTCGGGAATGTAGTCAGCCAGTGCACCGTCATCGACGTCGGCGTGTTCGTCGCGGATGTGGTCCAGGTACCGCTGCACCAACTCGGACATGGCGCGAGTCTAGGCCACCGAACCCGGGAGCCACGGTGGCAGTGTTCGGTGTCTACCCTTCTGCAGCATTTTCGAAGCTGGGCACCGGGACCGAGTCGGGCAGCTGCATCTGCAGATACACCGCGATGTAGGTGATCTTAACCCTGGACAGCCACCTCGACGGCGAGGATCTCTACCGCCCCTATCTGCAATTGGTGATGTCCAGCGTCCGGCCCCCGCAGTAGGCGCCGACGGTCATGTCGTTTTTCCGCTAGTGCCGACCGGTCCGGCCGTGCGATGGTCGTGGGGATGGATATCGACTTCGACCGCTGCTACCGCGCCGTTGCGGCCCGGGATAGCCGTTTTGACGGCTGGTTCGTCACCGCGGTCTTGACCACCAAGATCTACTGCCGCCCCAGTTGTCCGGCGCGTACACCGTTGGCGCACAACGTCAGCTTCTACCCCACCGCAGCGGCCGCTCAGCGAGCCGGCTTTCGGGCGTGCAAGCGGTGCCGGCCGGACGCATCACCTGGGTCGCCGGAATGGAACGTGCGTGGCGACGCGGTCGCCCGAGCAATGCGCTTGATCGCCGACGGCACCGTCGATCGCGAGGGCGTGACCGGTTTGGCGGCGCGGGTCGGTTACACCGTGCGTCAGCTCGAGCGGCTGATGCAAGCCGAGTTGGGTGCCGCACCGTTGGCGCTTGCCCGGGCGCAGCGAACACAGATGGCCCGGGTTCTCATCGAGACCACCGAGATGCCGTTCAGCGATGTCGCTTTCGCTGCGGGATTCGCCAGCATCCGGCAGTTCAACGACACGGTTCGCAGCGTCAGCGATCTGACACCGACCTGCCTACGTGAACGGGCCCGGGCGCGATTCCGGCGGGCCGACAGTCACGGCACCGGGGTTATGACCTTACGGCTGGCGGCCCGGCGACCGTTCGCGCACCAGGGTCTGTTCGGCCATCTTGGAGCCACCGCAGTACCCGGGGTCGAGGAGGTCCGAGGTGGCGCCTACCGTCGTACGCTGCGATTACCGCACGGTGCCGGGGTCGTCAGCCTGACACCACACGTCGACCACGTGGGTTGCCGCCTCGTCGTCGATGATTTCCGCGATCTGTCGGCTGCGATTGCGCGCTGCCGAAGGCTCCTCGACCTCGATGCCGATCCCACGGCAGTCATCGAGGACCTCAGTACGGATCCCGCCCTTGCCCGACTTGTGACGCAGGCGCCGGGCCAACGCATCCCACGCACCGTCGACGAGCATGAGTTGGCAATGCGGGTGGTGCTGGGACAACAGGTCTCCACCGCCGCGGCACGCACACACGCCGCGCGACTCGTCGCCGCCTACGGAAATCCGGTCGACGACCCGGAGGGCGGTTTGACGCACCTCTTCCCGTCGGTCGATCAACTCTCCGACATCGACGTTCGGCACCTTGCGCTGCCCGGCACCCGCAAGCGCACAGTACGGGCGCTGATTCACGCACTGACCGACGGCGACCTCGTGCTCGACAGTGGCTGCGATTGGGACGACGCGCGAAGGCAGCTGTTGGCGTTGCCGGGCATCGGGGTGTGGTCGGCGGAGATGATCGCCATGCGCGGCCTCGGCGACCCGGATGCGTTTCCGGCGACGGATTTGGGCGTCGTCTCGGCGGCCGATCGGCTGGGCCTGGCGTCCGCACCGGGTCCACTGGCGGCCTACAGCAGCCGCTGGCGACCATGGCGATCCTATGCGACGCAACACCTTTGGACGGCACTCGATCACGCCGTCAACTACTGGCCACCGAAGGAGGGGCATGATGGAAAGCGTGCGATATCGGACGATGGACAGCCCGGTCGGCGTGTTGACGCTGGCCGGCGTCGGCACCCGGTTGGCGCATCTGCGAATGGTCGACCAGACCTACGAACCGGATCGGGCCGGATGGGAGCGTGACGACAGCGCATTCCCGGAGGCGATCCACCAGCTGGAGATGTACTTCTGCGGCGAACTGCAGCAGTTCGACCTGGAGTTGAACCTGGCCGGCACCGCTTTTCAACGCCGCGTCTGGGAAGCGCTGTTGACCATCCCGTACGGGCAGACCCGCTCCTACGGCGAGATTGCGCAGCAGATCGGCGCGCCCGGTGCATCCCGTGCCGTGGGCCTGGCCAACGGACACAATCCGATCGGCATCATCGTGCCGTGTCATCGCGTCATCGGCGCCAACGGGAAAATGACCGGATACGGTGGCGGTATCGACCGCAAGCGGCTGCTGCTCGGACTCGAGAAGAGCCATGCCACTTCTGCTGTTCCGACGCTCTTCAATTAATCAGACACACCCCCAGAAATGCCTGTGCCCCCCAATTGAATTGGGGGGCACAGGGCTTCAATGTGTGTTCGGCGGTGTCCTACTTTTCCGCCCGTGTGGGCAGTATCATCGGCGCTGGCAGGCTTAGCTTCCGGGTTCGGGATGGGTCCGGGCGTTTCCCTGCCGCTATTACCGCCGTAACTTTATTCACTTTTTGGGTGAAGTCTTTGTGTGTTTTGGTGGTGGGGTGTGGTCGTTGTGTTTGACCGTGGTGTGGTTGCGAGGTTTTGGGTTTGTTGTAAGTTTTCGGCCGGTTAGTGCCAGTTCCCTGAGCGCATTGCTGCGTGTGTAGGTCTGGTCTATCGATCCCGTGGTCTGCGGGGGGCCTTATCCCTCCTAGAGGGTGAGAAGCCTGGTCTTGGAGAAGGTTTCCCGCTTAGATGCTTTCAGCGGTTATCCTGTCCGAACGTGGCTATCCAGCGGTGCCCCTGGTGGGACAACTGGTGTACCAGAGGTTCGTCCGTCCCGGTCCTCTCGTACTAGGGACAGCTTTCCTCAAGCTTCTGACGCGCGCGGCGGATAGAGACCGAACTGTCTCACGACGTTCTAAACCCAGCTCGCGTGCCGCTTTAATGGGCGAACAGCCCAACCCTTGGGACCTGCTCCAGCCCCAGGATGCGACGAGCCGACATCGAGGTGCCAAACCATCCCGTCGATATGGACTCTTGGGGAAGATCAGCCTGTTATCCCCGGGGTACCTTTTATCCGTTGAGCGACACCCCTTCCACTCAGAGGTGCCGGATCACTAGTCCCGACTTTCGTCCCTGCTTGACATGTCCGTCTCGCAGTCAAGCTCCCTTGTGCACTTACACTCAACACCTGATTGCCGTCCAGGTTGAGGGAACCTTTGGGCGCCTCCGTTACTTTTTAGGAGGCAACCGCCCCAGTTAAACTACCCACCAGGCACTGTCCCTGAACCGGATAGACGGTTCGAGGTTAGAGGCCCAATACGATCAGAGTGGTATTTCAACAACGACTCCACAATCACTGGCGTGACTGCTTCATAGTCTCCCACCTATCCTACACAAACCGTATCGAGCACCAATACCAAGTTGTAGTGAAGGTCCCGGGGTCTTTTCGTCCTGCCGCGCGTAACGAGCATCTTTACTCGTAATGCAATTTCGCCGAGTCTATGGTTGAGACAGCTGAGAAGTCGTTACGCCATTCGTGCAGGTCGGAACTTACCCGACAAGGAATTTCGCTACCTTAGGATGGTTATAGTTACCACCGCCGTTTACTGGGGCTTAAATTCTCCGCTTCACCCCCGAAGGGGTTAACGGGTCCTCTTAACCTTCCAGCACCGGGCAGGCGTCAGTCCGTATACATCGTCTTGCGACTTCGCACGGACCTGTGTTTTTAGTAAACAGTCGCTTCTCACTGGTTTGTGCCACCCCCTCCCGCTTGGGCCGCAAGGGCTTACACGGTGTGGAGGTCCCCCTTCTCCCGAAGTTACGGGGGCATTTTGCCGAGTTCCTTAACCATAGTTCACTCGTACGCCTTGGTATTCTCTACCTGACCACCTGTGTTGGTTTGGGGTACGGGCCGTGTGTGTGCTCGCTAGAGGCTTTTCTCGACAGCTTAGGATCACCGAATTCGCCTCAATCGGCTATGCATCACCTCTCAGGATATGTGAGATCCGGATTTGCCTAGATCTCTCCCTACAGGCTTACCCCAGTATTACCACTGACTGGTACGGCTACCTTCCTGCGTCACCCCATCGCTTGACTACTACCCATCCGGGTCCCGCGCAGCCGGCAGACCCGTCACCCCGAAGGGATCAGTGATCCGCCTTTTGGGCGGTTAGCAGAACAGATTCGTCAGGGACGCTCACACACGGGTACGGGAATATCAACCCGTTGTCCATCGACTACGCCTGTCGGCCTCGCCTTAGGTCCCGACTCACCCTGGGCGGACTGGCCTGGCCCAGGAACCCTTGGTCTTTCGGCGGGCAAGGTTCTCACTTGCCTAATCGCTACTCATGCCTGCATTCTCACTCCCACACCCTCCACCACTCGATCACTCGGTGGCTTCACCGGATGCAGGACGCTCCCCTACCCAGCACACACAAGGTGTGCTGCCGCGGCTTCGGCGGTGTGCTTGAGCCCCGCTACATTATCGGCGCACAATCACTTGACCAGTGAGCTATTACGCACTCTTTCAAGGGTGGCTGCTTCTAAGCCAACCTCCTGGTTGTCTTCGCGACTGCACATCCTTTTCCACTTAGCACACGCTTAGGGGCCTTAGCCGGCGATCTGGGCTGTTTCCCTCTCGACGCACGGAGCTTATCCCCCGCCGTCTCACTGCCGCATTACACCGTGTCGGCATTCGGAGTTTGGCTGACGTCAGTAACCTAGTAGGGCCCATCGGCCATCCAGTAGCTCTACCTCCGACACGAACACTGCGACGCTGCACCTAAATGCATTTCGGGGAGAACCAGCTATCACGGAGTTTGATTGGCCTTTCACCCCTACCCACAACTCATCCCCTCAGTCTTCAACCTAAGTGGGTTCGGGCCTCCACGCGGTCTTACCCGCGCTTCACCCTGGCCATGGGTAGATCACTCCGCTTCGGGTCCAGAACACACCACTACACCAGCCCCTCCGGACTGGATACGCCCTATTCAGACTCGCTTTCGCTACGGCTACCCCACCCGGGTTAACCTCGCGACATGTCCCTGACTCGCAGGCTCATTCTTCAAAAGGCACGCCATCACCCCACACCAAAAGGCGAGAGCTCTGACGGATTGTAAGCGCACGGTTTCAGGTACTCTTTCACTCCCCTCCCGGGGTACTTTTCACCATTCCCTCACGGTACTAATCCGCTATCGGTCACTAGGAAGTATTCAGGCTTACCGGGTGGTCCCGGCAGATTCACAGCAGATTCCACGGGCCCGCTGCTACTCGGGAACATTCCACGAAAGCCGTTGAGTTTTCGTCCACGGGGCTCTCACCCTCTCCGGCAGGCCATCCCAGACCACTTCAACTAACCCAACGGTTTATCACTTTCGCCCTCATCGGCGGATGAGAGAAGAAACGCCCCACAACACCGCACACACAACCCCCGCCGGGTATCACATGCACACGGTTTAGCCATCCTCCGCTTTCGCTCGCCACTACTCACGGAATCACGGTTGTTTTCTCTTCCTACGGGTACTGAGATGTTTCACTTCCCCGCGTTCCCCCCTGCACCCTATATATTCAGATGCAGGTGACACGACATCACTCGTGCCGGGTTTCCCCATTCGGACATCCTCGGATCCACGCTCGGTTGGCAGCTCCCCGAGGCATATCGCAGCCTCCCACGTCCTTCATCGGCTCCTAGTGCCAAGGCATCCACCATGCGCCCTTAAACACTTACAACACAAAACCAAAAAATGAGTCACCTGAACACTCCCGCCGAAACGAAAGCCCCAGGCTCATCAGAAAATTTGCATTACATGAAATGACAACCCACACAAGAACACCCACCCCCACAAGGAAGGCAGGCCCTCATACAAGTCACCATCTCGATGCTCGCAACCACTATCCACAAATCAAACACCACA from Mycobacterium sp. SMC-4 includes:
- the glsA gene encoding glutaminase A translates to MSELVQRYLDHIRDEHADVDDGALADYIPELAGVDPDGFALSLAMADGYIYESGDAGREFTIQSISKPFTYALALDQIGVDAVDAKIGVEPSGDAFNEISVDSATKIPKNPMINAGAIAAVSLIPASSPDARFGLIQEFYSAFVGRHLEVDDDVYQSEKATGSRNRAIGYMLESFGVLDDDPDEVLDVYYRQCALRVTSTDLASMGATLARGGVHPEFGRVTTAAVVKRTLSVMVTCGMYDAAGDWVSAVGMPAKSGVGGGIVAVLPGQLGIGVYSPKLDDKGNSVRGVRVCRSLSEELGLHFLTVRRDSLATLRNIYEPHAGVRIYETHGDLLFSGAEQVVRVVDEERDLFEVAILDVSRVDDIDDAARSLLAGMAAELQDEGKQGLLVDPDGAVIASGTDLASVRFSSADDALAAAQQWLGRRDR
- a CDS encoding DNA-3-methyladenine glycosylase 2 family protein, whose amino-acid sequence is MDIDFDRCYRAVAARDSRFDGWFVTAVLTTKIYCRPSCPARTPLAHNVSFYPTAAAAQRAGFRACKRCRPDASPGSPEWNVRGDAVARAMRLIADGTVDREGVTGLAARVGYTVRQLERLMQAELGAAPLALARAQRTQMARVLIETTEMPFSDVAFAAGFASIRQFNDTVRSVSDLTPTCLRERARARFRRADSHGTGVMTLRLAARRPFAHQGLFGHLGATAVPGVEEVRGGAYRRTLRLPHGAGVVSLTPHVDHVGCRLVVDDFRDLSAAIARCRRLLDLDADPTAVIEDLSTDPALARLVTQAPGQRIPRTVDEHELAMRVVLGQQVSTAAARTHAARLVAAYGNPVDDPEGGLTHLFPSVDQLSDIDVRHLALPGTRKRTVRALIHALTDGDLVLDSGCDWDDARRQLLALPGIGVWSAEMIAMRGLGDPDAFPATDLGVVSAADRLGLASAPGPLAAYSSRWRPWRSYATQHLWTALDHAVNYWPPKEGHDGKRAISDDGQPGRRVDAGRRRHPVGASANGRPDLRTGSGRMGA
- a CDS encoding methylated-DNA--[protein]-cysteine S-methyltransferase, with product MDSPVGVLTLAGVGTRLAHLRMVDQTYEPDRAGWERDDSAFPEAIHQLEMYFCGELQQFDLELNLAGTAFQRRVWEALLTIPYGQTRSYGEIAQQIGAPGASRAVGLANGHNPIGIIVPCHRVIGANGKMTGYGGGIDRKRLLLGLEKSHATSAVPTLFN